One Pseudochaenichthys georgianus chromosome 7, fPseGeo1.2, whole genome shotgun sequence DNA segment encodes these proteins:
- the pan2 gene encoding PAN2-PAN3 deadenylation complex catalytic subunit PAN2 yields MMNFDTMDPSMGDYPPLDGGMEPSMDPHLNPGLLQDLDAEGLPVPGSEHLMEGMFSELHSAVSEGGVPVTAAHFDLQEEMLWTGNHRGHVTSFFGPTMVRHSSFQANTADDIRQIHSLETGVLFLSKCNLKCHTRGGLVMFDYPMDEGADMHSLLMTDNNTVLMGGLQNYAVEFDLNAMQETQKFNVEVPGVAIMRQTGRFFFCGHTSGKITLRDLRSFKTEHEFDAFSGSLSDFDVHGNLLAACGFSSRGMNGLACDRFLMVFDLRMMRAVTPLQVHVDPLFLRFIPTYTSRLAIISQTGQCQFCEPTGLANMADIFHVNAGGQVLMSFDVSSSKQALAFGDSGGIVHLWSDAPEVSFNDYSRESEFALPCIVDSLPQLDWNHDLLPLSLIPTPLTSTEQLLSDWSSAMATPSPRRPEASPSDTPLEAAQFDVSWKVPGLLYYAKRNHHPKYDLRIKNPIDASVLLTEASLARKQRKSHATFIPLMVSEMPQAGELVGLDAEFVTLNQEEAELRSDGTKSTIKPSQMSVARITCVRGQGANEGVPFIDDYISTQEQVVDYLTQYSGIKPGDLDAKISSKHLTTLKSTYLKLRFLIDTGVRFVGHGLQKDFRVINLLVLKDQVVDTVHLFHLPRKRMISLRFLAWYFLELNIQGETHDSIEDARTALALYRKYLELSRGGGNDEVRKVLKGLYEKGRQLDWKAPESEPQDPPQGAAVFPSVMGL; encoded by the exons ATGATGAACTTTGACACCATGGACCCCTCGATGGGGGACTATCCTCCCCTGGACGGGGGCATGGAGCCCTCCATGGACCCCCACCTGAACCCCGGTCTCCTGCAGGACCTGGACGCAGAGGGCCTGCCGGTGCCCGGGTCAGAGCACCTGATGGAGGGCATGTTCTCCGAGCTGCACAGCGCCGTGTCGGAGGGCGGCGTTCCCGTCACCGCCGCGCACTTTGACCTCCAGGAGGAGATGCTGTGGACGGGGAACCACAGG GGTCACGTGACCTCGTTCTTCGGACCCACGATGGTTCGTCACTCTTCGTTCCAGGCGAACACGGCCGACGACATCCGTCAGATCCACAGCCTGGAGACGGGGGTCCTCTTCCTGTCCAAGTGCAACCTGAAGTGCCACACCCGGGGGGGGCTCGTCATGTTCGACTACCC gaTGGATGAGGGTGCTGATATGCACAGTCTCCTGATGACTGATAACAACACGGTGCTGATGGGAGGATTGCAGAACTACGCCGTGGAGTTCGACCTGAACGCCATGCAGGAAACCCAGAAG TTCAACGTGGAGGTTCCTGGAGTCGCCATAATGCGCCAAACTGGTcgattcttcttctgtggtcaCACCTCTGGAAAG ATCACCCTGCGGGACCTGCGCAGCTTCAAGACGGAGCACGAGTTCGACGCGTTCTCCGGCAGCCTGTCGGACTTCGACGTGCACGGGAACCTCCTGGCAGCGTGCGGGTTCTCCAGCCGGGGGATGAACGGCCTGGCCTGCGACCGCTTCCTCATGGTGTTCGACCTGCGCATGATGAGGGCCGTGACCCCGCTGCAGGTGCACGTCGACCCCCTGTTCCTGCGCTTCATCCCCACGTACACCTCCCGCCTCGCCATCATCTCACAGACGG gTCAGTGTCAGTTCTGCGAGCCCACCGGCCTGGCCAACATGGCGGACATCTTCCACGTGAACGCGGGCGGCCAGGTGCTGATGAGCTTCGACGTGTCGTCCAGTAAGCAGGCGCTGGCGTTCGGGGACTCGGGGGGGATCGTGCACCTCTGGTCCGACGCGCCCGAGGTCTCCTTCAACGACTACAGCCGCGAGTCAGAGTTCGCTCTGCCGTGCATCGTGGACTCGCTGCCGCAGCTCGACTGGAACCACGACCTGCTGCCGCTGTCGCTGATCCCAACGCCGCTCACCAGCACTGAgcagctgctctctgattggtccagCGCCATGGCCACGCCCAGCCCCAG gcgaccggaggcctcgcCCTCCGATactccg CTGGAAGCGGCTCAGTTCGATGTCAGCTGGAAGGTCCCCGGCCTGCTGTACTACGCCAAGAGGAACCACCACCCCAAATACGACCTGCGGA TTAAGAACCCGATCGATGCCAGCGTGCTGCTGACGGAGGCGTCTCTGGCCAGGAAGCAGAGGAAGAGCCACGCCACCTTCATCCCTCTGATGGTCAGCGAGATGCCGCAGGCCGGAGAGCTGGTGGGGCTGGACGCTGAGTTCGTCACCCTGAACCAG gaggaGGCGGAGCTCCGCAGCGACGGCACAAAGTCCACCATCAAACCCAGCCAGATGTCGGTGGCTCGGATCACGTGTGTTCGCGGCCAGGGGGCCAACGAGGGCGTTCCCTTCATCGACGACTACATCTCCACTCAGGAGCAG GTGGTGGACTACCTGACTCAGTATTCTGGAATAAAACCCGGAGACCTGGACGCTAAGATCTCCTCGAAGCACCTGACCACGCTGAAGTCTACGTACCTGAAGCTCAGGTTCCTCATCGACACCGGCGTGCGCTTCGTGGGTCACGGCCTGCAGAAAGACTTCCGAGTCATCAACCTGCTG GTCCTCAAAGATCAGGTGGTGGACACGGTGCACTTGTTCCATCTTCCTCGCAAAAGGATGATTTCTCTGAGGTTCCTCGCCTGGTACTTCCTGG agctgAACATCCAGGGCGAGACCCACGACAGTATCGAGGACGCCCGCACGGCGCTGGCGCTCTACAGGAAGTACCTGGAGCTGAGCCGCGGGGGGGGCAACGACGAGGTGAGGAAGGTCCTGAAGGGGCTGTACGAGAAGGGGAGGCAGCTGGACTGGAAGGCGCCCGAGAGCGAGCCCCAGGACCCCCCCCAAG GTGCCGCTGTGTTTCCCTCGGTGATGGGCCTCTGA